Sequence from the Catenuloplanes indicus genome:
ACTCGCCCCGGACGCTGATGGGCTCCTACCTCGGGCTGATCGTCATCTGCGGCACGCTCTACAGCCACTTCGAGCGGGCGAGCGTCGGCGACTCGATCTGGTGGGCGGTGGTCACCGCGTCCACGGTCGGGTACGGCGACATCTCGCCCGAGTCGTGGCAGGCCCGGGCCATGGCCGCGCTGCTCATCTCGATCATGGTGCTGCTCGTCATCCCGCTGATCACCGCCCACTTCGCCAGCAAGCTGATCGTGGACGCGGACGCGTTCCGGCACGAGGAGCAGGAGGAGATCAAGAACAACCTGCGCGCGGTACGGGCGCTGCTCGAGGCTCAGATCAGCCGGCCGGGCAGCGCAGATCCTTCGCCGGGACCTCCAGGTCGATGAGGTAGCCGTCCACCGCCTGCGTGATGCAGCGGGTGTTCGGGTACGCCGTGTGACCCTCGCCCTCCCAGGTCAGTACCTGCCCGGTGCCGAGCATGCCGGCCAGCACCGCGGTCTGCTCGTACGGCGTGGCCGGGTCACCGACCGTGCCGACCACCACGATCGGCGGTGCGCCCTGCGCGGCCCCGGTCGGGTACGGATCCCGCGCGCCCGGCCAGAACGCGCAGCCCAGCATGCCCATCGCCAGCGCCGGCCCGAACAGCGGGTACTTCTTCTCCCACTCCAGCTGCAGCGTGCGCACCTGCTCCGCGGTGACCTTCTCCTCGCTGTCCGCGCAGTTCACCGCCAGCAGCGCGTCGGCCTGGTTGTCGTACTCGCCCTGGTCGGTGCGGCTGGTGTACGTGTCGGCCAGCTCGAACATCGGGTCCGGGTCGCCGTCGCGCAGCGCGCCGAGTGCCTTGCCCAGCTCCGGCCAGTACAGCTCGGTGTAGAGCGCGGCCACGGCCGAGTAGAAGATCCAGCCGGCCGTCGCCTCCCGGCCGTCCGCGCCGCGCAACGGGTTCGCCCGGGCCTTGTCCAGCAGCTCGTTCAGCGTGGCCCGGGCGTCCGGCGCGATCGGGCACTGCGCCGGGGTGGCCCGGCACCAGGCGGAGAAGTTGTCGAACGCGCGCTCGAAGCCCTTCGCCTGCGACTCCGAGCCGGCCACCATGCCCTGCTGCGGGTCGACCGCGCCGTCCAGCACCATCGCGCGGATGTTCTGCGGGAACAGCTGCGCGTAGGTGGCGCCGAGCAGCGTGCCGTACGAGTAGCCCAGGTAGGTCAGCTTCTCGTCGCCGACCGCGGCCCGGATCGCGTCGATGTCCCGCGCGGCCTGCTCGGTGGAGAAGAGCGGCAGGTCCGCGCCGTACTTCGTGCCGCACTCCGCGCCGATCCGCTGGTTCAGCGCCACGATCTCGTCGAACTCCGCCTGCGTCTCCGGGTCCGGCTCGGAGCCGTAGCTGGCGTCCAGGTCCGCGTCCGAGATGCACTTGACCGGTGACGACCGGGAGACGCCGCGCGGGTCGAAGCCGATCACGTCGAACCGCTCCAGGATCTCCGTCGGCAGGCCCTGCACCTGCGGGCCGAACGACAGGTACGCCGCGGTGTCGATGCCGGAGCCGCCCGGCCCGCCCGGGTTGATCAGCAGCGAGCCGATCCGGTCCTTCTGCTGGGTGGAGCGCACCCGCATCAGCGCGAGCTCGAACGTCTGCCCGTTCGACGGGTTGTTCCAGTCCTTCGGCACCGGGATCGTGGCGCACTCGTAGCGCATGCGCGGCGCCTTCTGCCCGTACAGCTGCTGCGGGATCTCGGCGCAGTTGCGCCAGGCCAGGCTGTCCGGCCCGGTACCGCCCCCGGGTTGCTGCCGCTCCCGTGCGCTGTTGTCCCCGCCCGGTGAGAAGACCGGCAGCGAGCAGCCGGACACCGCCAGCATCGTGGCGGCCAGCGCGGCCAGCGCGCGGTGAGGTGTGCGACGCACGGGGGTCATCCCTCTCGTCGGGGCGGCTCGGTCGCATCGAGGTTAGCCGGTCGGGCGCTCCCCGGACCGCCGTGACGGCCGTCACCAGGGATGATCTTAGGAATGGGCGGGGTACTCAGCGGATTCGCCGCGATCTGGGTAATCGCCACGGTGGGTTACCTGCTCGCCCGCGGGCGGGTGCTCGGCGAGGCCGCACCCGAGGTGCTGGGCCGGCTGGTCTTCTTCGTCGCCACGCCGGCGCTGCTGTTCGTCACGCTGAGCCGGACCAGCCTGGACCGCATCGTCACCGGTGCGCTGCTCGTCTTCGTGGTCGCGACGATCCTGGCCGCGCTGATCCACACGCTGGTCGCGCGGCTGGTGTGGCGGCGGGGCGCGGGCCGGACCACGATCGGCGCACTCGGCGCGTCCTATGTGAACGCGGCCAACCTGGGCCTGCCGATCGCGGCGTACGTGCTCGGCGACGTCTCTCTGGTCGTACCGGTGCTGCTGTTCCAGGTCCTGCTCGCGGCGCCGTTCGCGCTGACCGTGCTGGACCTGGCGAGCGGTAGGGGCCGGCCGTCGCCGCGATCCGTGGCGCTGCTTCCGGCCCGCAACCCGATCATGATCGCGTCGGCGGCCGGGATCGCGGTCGCGGCGTCCGGGTGGACTCCACCGGCGCTGCTGCTGGAGCCGTTCGAGCTGGTCGGGGCCGCGGCGGTGCCGGGCGCGCTGCTGGCGTTCGGCATGTCGGTGCCGGGCGCGCGGCCGCTGCACCCGGGGCCGGAGGCGCCGGACCGCTACCTCGCGGTGGCGCTGAAGGTGATCGTCCAGCCCGCGCTGGCGTACCTGATCGGGCGGTTCCTGTTCGGCCTGGACGACGCCGCGCTGTTCGCGGCCGTGGTGACGTCCGCGCTGCCCGCTGCGCAGAACGTGTTCGTCTTCGCGCTGCGCTACCGGGAGTCCGAGACGCTCGCCCGGGACGTGGTCATGCTGTCCACGCTCGCCTCCGCGCTCACCATGATCGTCGCCGCGGTGTTCCTCACATGACCGGCGGCCTTGACTCGGATCCGTACCGTCGGGTGGTCATGGACAGTGATGATCTCTTCGCCGCCCGCGAGGCCGCCTGGCAGCGGGAAGCCGTGCGCCGCAAGCCGGTCGACGACGACGTGCCCGGCTGGGTCCGTTATCCGGCACGCGCGATCGCGCTGGTCTTCGTGGTGCCGATCCGCTTCCTCTGGGAGATCGTCAAGCGCACGGTCCTGCTGATCGGTGCGGCGCTGAGCTGGGCCGGCGTCTACCTGTTCTGGCTGCCGCTGCGCTGGGTCTGGCTGAACATCATCTGGCTGCCGCTGCGCTGGGTGTGGCTGAACGTGATCTGGCCACCGGTGCGCTGGACCGGCGTGAACCTGATCGGCAAGCCGCTGCGCTGGCTGTTCGTCCACCTGGTGGCGCTGCCGGTCGGCTGGGTCACGGTCACGCTGATCTACCGGCCGCTGCGCTGGCTCGCGCGTGCGCTGCGCCCGGCGGCGTCCGCGGTGCTGCGCGGCCTCGCGTGGACGGTCGAGGCGTCCTGGTCGCTGATCGAACGCTGGGTGTTCCGCCCGATCGGCTGGGCGCTGCGCGTGCTGGCGGACGCGCTGGCCTGGGCCTGGCGGCACTCCGCGGTGCCGTTCGGCCGCGGCATCGCGTGGCTGTGGCGGCACACCGTGGTCCCGGTCGCGCGCGGCGTCGCGTGGATCTGGTCGCACACGGTCACGCCGGTCTGGCGTTTCGTCCGCGACGACGTGTGGCGCCCGATCGCCGATGCCACCCGCGACGTGCTCCGCGCGCTGAGCGGCCGCTGACCGGTCAGCGGGTGCCGAGCACGTCCGCCAGCTGGAACCGGACCGGCCGTTCCAGCTGCTCGTACGTGCACGTCTGCGGCTCCCGGTCCGGCCGCCACCGCTCGAACTGCGCGGTGTGCCGGAAGCGGACGCCCTCCATGTAGTCGTATCGCACCTCGACCACCCGCTCCGGCCGCAGCGGCGTGAACGACAGGTCCTTGCCCGCGTTCCACCGGCTCTGCTCGTTGCGCCGCGGCGTACGCTCGCCCTGCTCGTGCGCGGCCCAGTTCCACGGGTGTTCCTCGAACGTGGTGACCAGCGGCTGCAACTCGTGGAACAGTTCCTGCCGCCGGGCCATCGGGAACGAGCCGATCACGCCGACCGACACCAGCGTGCCGCGCTCGTCGTAGAGACCGAGCAGCAACGACCCGATCCGGTCCGCGCCCGACTTGTGCACCCGGTACCCGGCCACCACGCAGTCCGCGGTCCGCTTGTGCTTGATCTTCGTCATCACCCGCTTGTCCGGCTGATAGGTCAGCTCCGGCCCCTTGGCGATCAGCCCGTCCAGCCCCGCGCCCTCGAACTCCGCGAACCAGCGCCGCGCGGTCTCCAGATCATCCGTTATCGGCGTGACGTGAACCGGCGCCGACGCGTCCGCCAGCGCCTCCACCAGCCGCCGCCGGCGCTCCGCGAACGGCCGCTCCGTCAGATCCTCGTCCCCGAGCGCCAGCAGATCGAACGCGACGAAGCTGGCCGGCGTCTCGGTCGACAGCAGCTTCACCCGGCTGGCCGCGGGATGGATGCGCTGCTGCAGCGCCTCGAAGTCAAGCGTGTTCCGCTCGGTGTCCGCGACGATTATCTCGCCGTCGATCACCGCCCGCTCCGGGAAGTTCCCCAGTACCGCCTCGACGACCTCCGGGAAGTAACGGGTCATCGGCTTCTCGTTCCGGCTCCCGATCTCCACCTCGGCCCCGTCCCGAAAGATGATCGACCGAAACCCGTCCCACTTCGGCTCGTAGAACTGCCCGGCCGGGATCTCACCGGTCGGCTTGGCGAGCATCGGCTTGACCGGCGGCAGCAGCGGAAGATCCATGAGCCTATGCATACACCCTGATCACATACAGTCAAAGGGACACGTCGGCATTGACCGCGCAGGCCCAACCCGAAGATCAAATTCTTGATCTTCCCGCTTGCGGCGTGGTGCCGTCCCGAGTGCTCCCGCGGGCACCGGTCCAATGCCACTTAGCTTATTTTGATCTTGATGGTGGGTGGAGGCGGATGGTGGCGGGGCCGGTGTGTCGGGTGCTGGCGGGTTCGTCGCGTCGTTTGGGCCGGTACATGTTGCGGCGGCAGCGTTTGACGGCGCGGGGGCAGGTGCGGTGGCGTCGGGTGGGGTTGAGTTCCCGGGTGATGTGGGTCCAGATGGTGGGTAGCTGGGTGGTCCAGTCCTCAGGGGGAAATGGCCGCTGAGCCGGTGGCTGAGCGGCGGACGAGGCGCAGGGTGTCGGTGAAGCTGATCCGGTCGGGGTCGATCGCGGCGGCGTCGGCGGCGGCGGTGATCAGGACGGTGAGTGCGTGCTGGACGAGCAGCCAGGCCCAGATTTCCTGGTGGACGAGGTCGGGCAGTTTCGAGCGCAGGATCCGGCCGGGCCCGCGGAGGTGGGTTTTGAGCTGGTCGTTGGCGGTTTCGTGTTCCCATCGCAGGTGGTATGCCTCGGCGAGTTCGTCCGGGCCGGCCTGGGCGGGGTCGGTGATGGTGGTGGCCAGGGTGATCAGCTCACCGGTGCCGTTACCGGCCCGGTCCGGGACGTCGTACTCGACGATCCGGACCAGGTGGGCGGCGGGCAGGCCACGGTCGTTGATCGCGTCGTCGCAGGTGTCCAGGGTCCCGCCGGCCGCGGCGGCCAGGATCCGGTCCCGGCGGCCACCGCGGATCGTCTTGTCCATCAACACGGTCAGATAGGTGCCGTCGCCGAGGATCTCGATCACCGGGAGCCTGATCCCGGCCTGGATCCGCCACAGCAGGTCCGCGCCGGTCGCCTGCGCCCGGTCCCACGCCGTAAACGAGTAGAAGGCACGGTCGGCGGTCAGCAGTTCCCCGCGTCGCAGCCGCGAATACAACGGCATGGCCAGGGTCTGTTCGGCGACCGCATACGCGCCGACCTCCGCCGCCAGGAACGCGTGTGTCCCGCACTCGGTCAACGCCACGACCCGGGCTTTCGGGAACGCCGACGGGCCACCACCGGTCCGGGAGTACCCGAACTCGGCCGCGTTCTCCATCGTGTCCGGCACGTCCACGTCGAACCCGTCGATGGCAAGGACCCGCCGGTCCCGCAACCACGCACCTGACGTGACCGGTGACGCGACCGGCCGGGCGACCCGCTCGAACACCTCCGCCAGCACATCCCGGCCCAGCCGCTTCCTGGCCTGAGAAATCCCACCCGGCGTCGGCGCCAACCAGCCCGCATCCCAGCACCCGAACCGGTCCAGTCCACCGGTCACCTTCTTCGCGACCTCGGCATAGTCATCATCCGCGAACAGCCACAACCCCATCGTCAGATACGCCGTCACATGCGGCGGCAACTTCCCATCCGACCGTTTCGCACCCACACCGCACTGCGCCACCGCCCCATCAACCGCATCCCGCGGCACCGCCGTCACCAGCACACCGACCGACACCTGATCCGGCCGCACCCCCACACCCGACACCACACCATCGAAGCAGACAAAGCCACCAGACCACCCACCAGGCAACCAAGATCAAAATAAGCTAAGTGGCATTGGGCACCGGTCGTCGCTGGCGCTCCTCCCTGCGGCTTCCGCGGCTGGTCACGCGAACCCTCACACCGATCGCGGACGTCTCCCGACGCTCCCGCACCGCCTCGGCGGCCCGGCACCTGCTCACCCGGCCCCGTTCGCGGGCCTCGGTGTTGCCCGGCCGCCGCTGACTGCCGCCGCCGGCCGGGCCGCCGCGCGAGGCCGGGAATCCGGGAGTCAGCTACGCCATCGGATGCGGCCGGTGAAGGAGAGCGGCGCGAGGAGGGTGAAGAATCCGGCAAGGCCGAGGAGGAGCCAGGTGACCACCGGGTCCGGCGCGGACCGGGCCTCCGCGATGCTGAACGCGGGGTTCAGCGGGTCGTAGACGACTTTCGCGGTGCCGCCGGCCACCGGGGCGGGGTTCCAGCCGAGCGTGCCCACCTCCGCGGTGATCTGCTGTCCTCCGGTGGTGGTGAACCGGAGCAGTGCGTTGCGGTCGTCGCCCGCGCGCAGCACCTCCGCCCGGGCCTGGATGCCGCGTTCGCGCAGCGTGGCCGCGTGCCGGTGGGCGGCGGACGCGGCGGTCAGGCAGAGCAGCGCGGCCAGTACGCACAGCGCACCGGTCACCGGCGGGCTGTTCGCCCACGCGAGGAAGCCGTCGCGCGGCGTGAACGGATTTCGGTGCAGGCCACGTGGACGCCGGCGGTTCGCTGACACCACACCCCTCCCGCCCGGTACAACGAATGCCCGTATTTCTTGATTACATCCGCGTCTCGCCGGAAGAGGCGGCACTTTCGCCGAATGCCCGTGGCCGGTTACGCCCTGGGGGCTTCCACCCGTGGCCCGTCACGCCGTGGTGGGCCGGTGCCGGTTCGTCCGGGGCCGGTTCCCGCACGGCGGCACGGTCGCCGACGGCCGGCGGCCGTGTCGCCCGCCGCCGGTCACGTCGTGGTGGGCCGCGCCGGCGCCGGTTCGTTCGCGGCCGGGCGGCCCGGGTAGGCCGGCGGCGGGATCTCCTCGTTCGCGGCCGGTGAGGCCGGAGCCGGTGGGGTGGCGGGCGAGCCAGGTGGTGCGGAGCGGCGGAAAGGGCGGAGGAGCAGCAGCAGGAGGGTGCCGGCGATCAGGCCCCAGAACGCGGAGCCGACGCCCAGGAACGAGACGCCGGACGCGGTGACCACGAACGTCACCACCGCGGGCTCGCGGCCGGCCGGCTCGGCCACCGCGGAGGAGAGCGCGGCGGCCAGCGCGGACAGCAGTGCCAGGCCGGCGACCGCCTCGATCAGGACCGGCGGCGAGAGCAGGACCAGCGCGGTGGCCAGGCCGGCGCCGAGGCCGAGCAGGATCATGAAGCCACCCGCGCTGACCGATGCGATCCAGCGCCGGCTGGGGTCCGGCGACGCGTCCGGGCCGGCGGCCAGGGCGGCGCTGATCGCGGCCAGGTTCACCGCGTGTGCGCCGGCCGGTGCGCCGATCGCGGTGGCGACGCCGGTGGTCAGCAGCACCGGCCGCAGCGGTGCCCGGTAGCCGAAGCCGGCCAGCACGGCCATGCCGGGTACGTTCTGCGAGGCCATGGTGACCAGGAACAACGGCAGCGCCAGCGAGATCAGCGCGGCGGGCGTGAACATGGGCGCGGTCAGCGTGACCGTGGGCCACAGCGGCACCGCGCCGAGGCCGCCGGCGGGTGCGGTCAGTGCGATGCCGGCCGCGGCGACCACGAGCGCGACCGGCACGGCCCAGAGCCGGGCGAAGCGGAAGAGCAGGGCCCAGACCACGATCACGGGTACGGCCAGCGCCGGTACCTCCGCGATCGCGCGTACCGGTGCCAGGCACAGGTCGAGCAGCACCCCGGCGAGCATCGCTCCCGCGATCGGCTGCGGGATCGCCGCGATCCACCGGCCGAGCGGTGCGAACAGCCCGGCCAGCACGATCAGCAGGCCGGTCACCAGAAACGCGCCGACCGCGGCCGGCCAGCCGCCCTCGGGGACGCCGGTCGCGACCAGCAGCGCGGCGCCGGGCGTGGACCAGGCGATCGCGATCGGCAGGCGGTGCCGTACCCCCAGGAGGATCGCGACCAGGCCGACGGCCAGGCACCCGGCGAGCAGGCCGGACGAGGCCTGGGCGGGGGACGCACCGACCGCGCGCAGTCCCGCCAGCACGATCGCGAACGAGCTGGCGAACCCGACGACGGCGGTGACGGCACCGGCCACGACCGGCTGCACGAGCTTGGACACCACGACCCCCGATGATGATGGCAGCGTTCCGTATACGGAACGATGAGCCATCGTGCACCATGTCACGGTGACGACGCCAGGGGGAATCGGCCGGCGCCTGCGCGAGCTGCGCGAGGCGAGCGGGCTGTCGCTGTCCGAGGTGGCGCGGCGTGCCGGAATCGGCAAGGCGACGCTGTCCGGCCTGGAGACCGGCAGCCGCAATCCCACGCTGGAGACGCTCTACGCGGTGACCGCGCAGCTCGGCGTGCCGCTGGGTGCGGTCCTCGCGGCCGACCCGGCGCAGCGGGTGAGCGGCGCGGCCGTGACCGCGACGCTGCTGGAGACGTTCGAGGAGCCGGGCGCGGTGTTCGAGCTGTACCGGCTGCGGGTGGCCGCGGGCGCACACCAGTCGTCGCCGGCGCACCAGGCGGGCGTGACCGAGCACCTGACCGTGTTCGCGGGCGCGCTGCGCACCGGTCCGGCGGACGCGCCGTTGCTGGCCGGGGCCGGTGAGCACGTGTCCTGGCGGGCCGACGTCCCGCACGTCTACCAGACCGTGGGCGAGGCGGACGCGCACGCGTCGCTGCTGATCCGGACGCCGCGCGCCGGATAACGGAACGGTCACGGTCGTCTCGGCCGCCTTGAACGCCCAGCGCGCCTTATGAATAGTGGTCTCGCCCCGATCGAACGATTCTTTTCGATTGATTAAGGAGTTCTTAGACGACCTGTAATCCTCTGCGAGAACACGCCAAGAATCAATTGGCAGTGCAGGCTCCCGGATCGGGCGCCGGCTGCGACCATGCCGTTCACCAGCCCAGTGAGCTGCTCAGACAGTGGTCGTCCCGGATGTCGCCGGCGCACGACGAATCGGCCGGTACGTGCTGTGTCACATCGCGTACCGGCCGATTTGCATGAATCGCGGCCAGCGGTGCGCCGTCGCGCGGCGGATCCCCGCGCCCGTGATGGATTGTTGGGTCTTAAGTCGTCCCAAAGTCTGAAATGTGACCCGATGCACAGCGTCAGGGATCATTTGTGCAAATCGGACCGGTCGCACTGCCGGGTGACCGAGGCCACACAGATTCACGGATTTCTCCTCGTCGGATTGATCCAACGAGCCCTGCCTCCGCGTACCTACTGGCGATCGAGTCGAGCAGCGACCGTAACCGGATGAGGAGGTGGCGATGCACCAGGTAGCCAGCGGTGGTCGTGGAACGGACACTCTGTGTGCCCCTGGGCAGCCGCGATCAATAAACCGGTGGCTGACGCTCGACGGCAGCTCGATCAACCGCAATGATGGGCCGGTGACGCCACGACCGGCTCCCCGGCACGAGGCCAGGCCTGCCGCGCACGAGGCAACTCCTGACTTCTCGCGCCCTGCCATGAACCCAGCACCCTCCCCTCGCATCCCCGGCAGCACCACCGGACCGGTCGACCCTCGCGGAAGAGGGCGACGCGGTGGCGGCGGCGACGGCGGCGAGGGCACCGGAGGCTTCGGCCCGACCGGCTCCGCCAAGAGCGAGGACGCGCTCGTCCGCACGCTCTACGAGGAGCACGCCGGACCGCTGCTGATGTTCGTGCTGCGACTGACCGGTGGTGACCGGCAGCGCGCCGAGGACATCGTGCAGGAGACGCTGCTGCGGGCCTGGCGGAACGCGCACCGGCTGGGTGCGCAGGGACAGACTTCGCTTCGGCCGTGGCTGGTCACGGTCGCCCGGCGGATCGCCATCGACGATCACCGGAGCGAGAAGGCCCGCCCGACCGAGACCTACGACCGCGAGCTGGAGACGTTCCCGACGACATCCGACGAGACCGATCGGCTGTTGCAGGAAATGACCGTCTCCGACGCGTTGCGCACGCTCACCACGGCGCATCGGGAGATTCTGGTGGAGACTTACTTCAAGGGGCGCACGGTGCAGGAGGCCGCATCTGCGCTCGGGCTGCCGCTCGGCACCGCGAAGTCGCGCGTCTACTACGCGCTGCGGGCCCTGCGGTCGGCGCTTCAGGAGCGGGGGGTGACGGGGTGAACGACCGATTCTCGACGTCGGCCCCGGAGGGGGCGTCGCCCCACACGGACGTGGGGTCGTACGCGATCGGCGCGCTCGACGAGTACGAGACGGCGCGTTTCGAGGAACACCTGATCGACTGCGACGAGTGCGCGGCCGAGCTGGAATCCCTGATGCCGGTCGTCGACGTGCTCAGCCGGGTGGATCCGCCGAGCTACGTGGCCGCGGAGCAGACCCACCGCGAGGGCCGGGTGCTGCAGCGGATGATGGGCACGGTCGGCAAGGAGCGCCGCCGGGCGCGCCGCCGACAGCTGGTCACCAGCGCGGCCGCGGTGGTGATCCTGGCGGTGGTGACCACGCTGTCGCTGTTCGCCGGCGGTCAGATGTTCGGCGGCGACGGGGGCAGCACACCCGAGGCGCTGCCGTCGCAGCAGGGTGAGCTGCCGCCGGACCCCAACGGTCCCGGCATCGGCGGCCCGAGCGGCGGTGACCAGTTCCAGGCGACCGACCCGCGCAGCGGCGTGCAGCTGCTGGTGGACTTCCGGGAGAAGGACTGGGGCACGCAGGTCAACTTCATCGTCCGCAACATCAAGGACGTGGAGGAGTGCCGGCTGGTGCTGATCACCACGAACGGCAACGAGGAGGTCGTCACCAGCTGGAAGGTGCCGGCGGCCGGTTACGGTACCGCGGAGAACCCGAATCCGCTGGAGCTGTCCGCGCAGACCGCGCTCGACCGGTCGGACATCGCGTTCGCCTCGGTCCGCGCTATCTCGGACGACGACAAGAGCACCACGATGGTGACCGCGCCCAACTGATCACGCTTATCCGAAGAGCCGGGGCCCGTACTTCACGGGTCCCGGCTCTTTTTGGTTCAACGGCTTGGTGTGAAATTGTCCACCGCCGATCCCCGATCCACTTCGAGGCGACGTGCGTATTCACCGGCAGAACGGAAAAGCGGACGAACCCTCAGGGAGATCAACGTGGTTACCCAGAAGCGAACCCTTCTCGCCATGACCGGCACCATGGGTGCGCTCGCCGCGGCGCTGATGCTGGCGTCGGGTTGCGCCCCGGTCAGCTACGACACCGCTGGAGAGGGGAACCAGGTCCCCGCGGCGAACTCCGTGAGCGAGTCCGCGGACCCTGAGGCCAGCGCCGACCCGGAGGCGTCCGAGGCGCCCGAGGAGGAGGAAGAGGAGGTCGAGCTCGCTCCCGAGCAGCTGACCGAGAAGCTCATCAAGCAGTCTCCGGACCAGATGGGTGACGTGGTCGCGAACGAGGAGGGCTACCTGCTCTACCGCTTCGACAAGGACAGCAACAAGCCGGCCATCTCCAACTGCAACGGCGACTGCGCGCTGGTCTGGCCGCCGGCGCTGACTGACGGCGAGCCGGAGCTGGAGGGCATCGACGAGGAGCTGGTCGGCACCGTGCTCCGGTCGGACGGCACCCGTCAGCTGACGCTGGACGGCTGGCCGCTGTACACCTACATCGGTGACGAGAAGCCGGGCCAGTGGAAGGGCCAGAAGGTCGGCGGCACCTGGTTCAACGTCCAGCCGGACGGCAAGAAGAACCTGAACTGCCTCCCCGAGGGCACCCCGAAGGCGGTGCCGGTGCCCAAGAAGGAGGACGGCAAGGGTGGTGCCGCACCGGCGCCGAGCGCCTCGGGTTCCGCCTCGAGTGACTACGACTACTGATCGCAATTAGGCGATAACGGAAAGGGCCGGCCGCGTTGAATGCGGCCGGCCCTTCGCATTCGGCGGGTCTTTTCGGAGCATCACCCGAACGGGTGAAGATCCAGGTTCAGAAGAAATTCGATTAATCAATTTTCGATGGCTTGAACCCTCCGGACCCCGAAATCCGTGAAGCGTGATGTGTCGACTAGTGGAGGTGAAGTGATGGCGGCTGTGCGGCTCCGGCGCCGGGGTGCTCGCGCGGTTTCCACCCTCGCGATCCTGGGGGCTGTCCTGTTCTCGGCGCCCGCCGTGGCGTTCGCCCAAGCGCCGACCCCCGAAGTGGTGGATCCGGCCGCGCAGGACCCGTCCGGCCCGATCACGTCCGCGGACGAGCAGTTCGTGATCGCGGTGCGGCTCGCGGGTCTGTGGGAGATCCCCGCCGGTGACATGGCCTCCGAGAAGGGCGAGTCGCAGCGGGTGAAGGAGGTCGGCGAGGCTCTCCGTGAGCAGCATAAAGAGCTCGACGGACTGGCCGTGGACGCCGCCGCGAAACTGAACATCCAGCTGCCGAACGAGCCGAACCAGGACCAGTCGAACTGGCTGGCTGAGATGGAAGCGGCCGAAGGGGCGGAGTTCGACGAGATCTTCGTGGCCCGGTTGCGCGCCGCACACGGCAAGATCATCCCGGTGGTCAGCACGATCCGCGCCGCGACCCGTAATGACGTCGTCCGCGCGCTGGCCCAGCAGACCAATGCCTTCGTCATGACTCACTTGACGCTGCTGGAGAGCACCGACCTCGTGAACTACGCCGGACTGCCTGCCGCGCCCAACGCGCAGGCCGACCCGGTCACCGGTGCCAACGCGCTGCTGGCGGCGGCGCAGGCACGCGGTGCCACCGGCGGCTTCGACACGACCGCCATCTGGCTGGTCCTGGTCGTGGCCGTGGTGGCCGGCGCGTTCGGCGC
This genomic interval carries:
- a CDS encoding potassium channel family protein — translated: MLTLLLAPFRLVYRGLVHLANSPRTLMGSYLGLIVICGTLYSHFERASVGDSIWWAVVTASTVGYGDISPESWQARAMAALLISIMVLLVIPLITAHFASKLIVDADAFRHEEQEEIKNNLRAVRALLEAQISRPGSADPSPGPPGR
- a CDS encoding alpha/beta hydrolase — translated: MTPVRRTPHRALAALAATMLAVSGCSLPVFSPGGDNSARERQQPGGGTGPDSLAWRNCAEIPQQLYGQKAPRMRYECATIPVPKDWNNPSNGQTFELALMRVRSTQQKDRIGSLLINPGGPGGSGIDTAAYLSFGPQVQGLPTEILERFDVIGFDPRGVSRSSPVKCISDADLDASYGSEPDPETQAEFDEIVALNQRIGAECGTKYGADLPLFSTEQAARDIDAIRAAVGDEKLTYLGYSYGTLLGATYAQLFPQNIRAMVLDGAVDPQQGMVAGSESQAKGFERAFDNFSAWCRATPAQCPIAPDARATLNELLDKARANPLRGADGREATAGWIFYSAVAALYTELYWPELGKALGALRDGDPDPMFELADTYTSRTDQGEYDNQADALLAVNCADSEEKVTAEQVRTLQLEWEKKYPLFGPALAMGMLGCAFWPGARDPYPTGAAQGAPPIVVVGTVGDPATPYEQTAVLAGMLGTGQVLTWEGEGHTAYPNTRCITQAVDGYLIDLEVPAKDLRCPAG
- a CDS encoding AEC family transporter — translated: MGGVLSGFAAIWVIATVGYLLARGRVLGEAAPEVLGRLVFFVATPALLFVTLSRTSLDRIVTGALLVFVVATILAALIHTLVARLVWRRGAGRTTIGALGASYVNAANLGLPIAAYVLGDVSLVVPVLLFQVLLAAPFALTVLDLASGRGRPSPRSVALLPARNPIMIASAAGIAVAASGWTPPALLLEPFELVGAAAVPGALLAFGMSVPGARPLHPGPEAPDRYLAVALKVIVQPALAYLIGRFLFGLDDAALFAAVVTSALPAAQNVFVFALRYRESETLARDVVMLSTLASALTMIVAAVFLT
- a CDS encoding ATP-dependent DNA ligase, encoding MDLPLLPPVKPMLAKPTGEIPAGQFYEPKWDGFRSIIFRDGAEVEIGSRNEKPMTRYFPEVVEAVLGNFPERAVIDGEIIVADTERNTLDFEALQQRIHPAASRVKLLSTETPASFVAFDLLALGDEDLTERPFAERRRRLVEALADASAPVHVTPITDDLETARRWFAEFEGAGLDGLIAKGPELTYQPDKRVMTKIKHKRTADCVVAGYRVHKSGADRIGSLLLGLYDERGTLVSVGVIGSFPMARRQELFHELQPLVTTFEEHPWNWAAHEQGERTPRRNEQSRWNAGKDLSFTPLRPERVVEVRYDYMEGVRFRHTAQFERWRPDREPQTCTYEQLERPVRFQLADVLGTR
- a CDS encoding IS4 family transposase: MVSGVGVRPDQVSVGVLVTAVPRDAVDGAVAQCGVGAKRSDGKLPPHVTAYLTMGLWLFADDDYAEVAKKVTGGLDRFGCWDAGWLAPTPGGISQARKRLGRDVLAEVFERVARPVASPVTSGAWLRDRRVLAIDGFDVDVPDTMENAAEFGYSRTGGGPSAFPKARVVALTECGTHAFLAAEVGAYAVAEQTLAMPLYSRLRRGELLTADRAFYSFTAWDRAQATGADLLWRIQAGIRLPVIEILGDGTYLTVLMDKTIRGGRRDRILAAAAGGTLDTCDDAINDRGLPAAHLVRIVEYDVPDRAGNGTGELITLATTITDPAQAGPDELAEAYHLRWEHETANDQLKTHLRGPGRILRSKLPDLVHQEIWAWLLVQHALTVLITAAADAAAIDPDRISFTDTLRLVRRSATGSAAISP
- a CDS encoding DUF3592 domain-containing protein — translated: MSANRRRPRGLHRNPFTPRDGFLAWANSPPVTGALCVLAALLCLTAASAAHRHAATLRERGIQARAEVLRAGDDRNALLRFTTTGGQQITAEVGTLGWNPAPVAGGTAKVVYDPLNPAFSIAEARSAPDPVVTWLLLGLAGFFTLLAPLSFTGRIRWRS
- a CDS encoding benzoate/H(+) symporter BenE family transporter, which translates into the protein MVSKLVQPVVAGAVTAVVGFASSFAIVLAGLRAVGASPAQASSGLLAGCLAVGLVAILLGVRHRLPIAIAWSTPGAALLVATGVPEGGWPAAVGAFLVTGLLIVLAGLFAPLGRWIAAIPQPIAGAMLAGVLLDLCLAPVRAIAEVPALAVPVIVVWALLFRFARLWAVPVALVVAAAGIALTAPAGGLGAVPLWPTVTLTAPMFTPAALISLALPLFLVTMASQNVPGMAVLAGFGYRAPLRPVLLTTGVATAIGAPAGAHAVNLAAISAALAAGPDASPDPSRRWIASVSAGGFMILLGLGAGLATALVLLSPPVLIEAVAGLALLSALAAALSSAVAEPAGREPAVVTFVVTASGVSFLGVGSAFWGLIAGTLLLLLLRPFRRSAPPGSPATPPAPASPAANEEIPPPAYPGRPAANEPAPARPTTT